Below is a window of Cryobacterium sp. PAMC25264 DNA.
GCTCGTGCGCGCCGCTGCGGCGGCGGGCCTGGGCACGGTGGCCCTCACCGACCACGACTCCACGGCGGGATGGTCGGAAGCTTCTGTGGCGGCCCGGACGGCGGGCATCACCCTGATACCGGGCATGGAATTCAGCACCCGGGTCGGGCACGCCAGCATCCACCTACTCGCGTACCTGTTCGACCCGTCGGATGCCGGGATCGTCGCGGAGACCGCGCATATTCGTCAGGCCAGGCTCACACGGGCGGAGCAGATGGTGGCCCGGATCGGCGCCGACTACGAGATCACCTGGGACGACGTGCTCGCCCAGACCACCACGGGCGGAACCGTGGGCCGTCCGCACATCGCGGACGCCCTCGTGGCCAACGGCCTCGCCCTCACTCGCAGCGAGGCGTTCGCGGGCATCCTGCACTGGGAGGCGGGCTACTACCAGCCGCACTACGCGCCGGATCCGCTGCGCGCAGTGACGCTCGTGCGTGCGGCCGGGGGTGTGCCCGTGATCGCGCATCCGGCCACCCGGGGCGTCGCCGACGTGATGGCTGAGAGCCGGCTGGCCGCGCTCGTGGGCGCCGGCCTGTTCGGCTTGGAGCTGCGGCACCGGGAGAACAAGCCGGAGGCTACCGCGCGGCTCACCATGCTCGCCGAGAAGTACGGTCTGGCCATTACCGGGTCCAGCGACTACCACGGCGAGGGCAAACCCAACCGGCTGGGCGAGAACACCACCACCCCCGAGGTGCTCGAGCGCCTCGTGGCCGAGGGCCGCGGCTCGGCGCCGGTCACTCCCGCCTGACCCTCGCACGACCGGCCCGGCCGGTGAGTTGCCAGTTTGCGCCCGTTCCGCACCTCCCAGGGGGCGGCAACTGGCAAGTCAGCACGAGTCGCCCGCCTCATTTGCCAGTTGGTGTCCCTTCGGCGACGTTGAAGCGGCCGGAACTGGCAACTCAGCGACGCCCAGAGCCGACCCCTTGCCGCCCGGAGCCCTGGTCGGTTCGTGGACCGGCCAGGAGTGGAGGGTCTCACCCCGTCGACTGGCAGCCGGGGCACCCGGCCGGGTCTTCGTGACGGGCCCTCAATCTCGTCCCCATATCCTGGAGGCATGCTCCAGCTGACCCCGACGACCTCTCGTGATCTGGAGGAGTTGACCGAGTTCCTGCGGGGCGTCGACCTCACCCTGAGCGGACTGGCCTCTCCTGCCGTGCGCTTGTGGATCACGCGTGACGCGTCCACCGGCTGCATCGTCGCCAGCACAGGCTTCGAGTGCAGCGACGATGGCAGCCAGGTTCTCATACGCAGTGTTGCCGTTGATCCGTCCCGCCGCGGGCGAGGCACGGGCCTCGAGCTGGCCGGATTCGCTCTCGACAAAGCAGCAGAAGCTGGAGCGGAGCGCGCGTGGCTGTTCAGCCGCCGCTCGGGAGAGTTCTGGCAGCGGCTGGGCTTTGCTCTGGCGTCCACCGGGGACCTCGCAGCGGCGCTGGCGAGAACGCATCAGGTGCGGCACTTCGCCGAAACAGGTCAGCTTGCCCGCGAGGTGGCCTGGAGCCGGCGGCTCAGCTGAGCTTGGTGCCCTGCGAGACCCAGACCCGGCCGATGGCGTCGAAATACTCCGGCAGACAGGCGTCCGCAACCCTCTGAATGGATGCGACGGCCATCTCGGTGGCTGCCTGGATCGTCACGTTGAAGGTGAGCTCATTGCCGTTGTGCGTGACATCGGACGGTTCGGCGCCTGAGGAGCTGACGCAACTGTGCCAGTCCTCCGCCGCTTGGCGGTACTCCGTCTCGTCGACGACCAGGTCCGCCAGGACTTCCTGCTGGTAGGCACTCGCGCCGTCGCGCAGATCGATGCGTTGTTCGTCGCTCAGCAGGTTGAACGGTGAGACGCTGCACCCGGCCAGGAGAGCGATGACGCCGAGAACCGGAACGAATGCCCAGGCGCGCATCAGTCAGCTTCAGCCATGAATTCGATGTCCATGACGCGAGCGTAGTGCCGACCGGTCGCGAGATGCGGCAAACGGCCCCTTCACGCGAGTGAAAGGGCCGTTTGCGGCATGTCGGAAGTGCCTTACGCCGTGGTCGCCTGCGGGGAGCGGCGGCGGGTGCGGCTGCGACGGCGGGGAGCGCTGTTGCCGTCGTGGTGCTCGGCGCCTCCGCCGTCGTGGGTGCCGGCTGCCGGGGTGGCGGCGGGGGCATCCGGGTTGGTGGTCGTGCCCACGCGGGTGCGCGGACGACTGGCCTGCTCGCCCGAGCGACCCGAACCGGCGCGCCCGTCCGAGCGGCCGTCGGTGCGTCCGCCGGAGCGGCTGTCGCTGCGGCCACCGCGGTTCCCGTCACGGCCGGAAGCGGCGCCGGGCACGGTCTCCTTGATCGGGGTCGCACGCAGGCGACCCTTCGAGCCGGCCGGGATGTTCAGGTCGGTGTAGAGGTGCGGCGACGAGGAGTAGGTCTCCTGCGGCTCCGGGGTACCGAAGTCGAGGGCCTTGTTGATCAGGGTCCACTTGGGCATGTCGTCCCAGTCCACGAAGGTGACCGCGATGCCGGTCTTGCCGGCGCGGCCGGTGCGGCCCACGCGGTGCAGGTAGGCCTTCTCGTCCTCGGGGATGGTGTGGTTGATCACGTGGGTGACGTCGTCGACGTCGATGCCGCGCGCGGCGACATCCGTGGCGATCAGGATGTCCTTCTTGCCGGCCTTGAACGCCGCCATGGCGCGCTCGCGCTGCTCCTGGTTGAGGTCGCCGTGCACGGCGGTGGCGTTGAAGCCACGGTCGCCGAGTTCCTCGACGAGCTTGGCCGCGGCCCGCTTGGTGCGGGTGAAGATCACGGTCTTGCCGCGGCCCTCGGCCATCAGGATGCGGCCGATGACCTCGTCCTTGTCCATGTTGTGCGCCCGGTAGACCAGGTGCTCGATGTTGGCCTGCATGAGGCCCTCATCGGGGTCGCTCGCGCGGATGTGGATGGGCTTGGTCATGAACCGGCGGGCCAGGGCCACGATCGGGCCGGGCATGGTGGCCGAGAAGAGCATGGTGTGACGGGTGGACGGGGTCTGCGAGAAGAGCTTCTCGATGTCGGAGAGGAAACCGAGGTCGAGCATCTTGTCGGCCTCGTCGAGCACCATCTCGCGCACGTTGGAGAGGCTCAGCAGGCGCTGGCTGGCGAGGTCGAGCAGACGACCGGGGGTGCCGACCACGATCTGCGCGCCGGCCTTGAGCTGCTCGATCTGACCCTCGTAGGCCTTGCCGCCGTAGATGGAAACGATGGTGGTGCCGCGGTTGCTCGCTGCGAGCTCGAGGTCTTCGCTGACCTGCACGCACAATTCGCGCGTGGGAACGACTACGAGGGCCTGCACGCCGGGCTCGGGGTTCAGGCCGAGGCGCTGGATCAGCGGCAGCCCGAAGCCGAGGGTCTTACCGGTTCCGGTCTTGGCCTGGCCGATGATGTCCTGGCCGCTGAGAGCGAGGGGGATCGTCTGGGTCTGGATCGGGAAGGGCTCGAGGATGCCCTTGGCGGCCAGGGCGTCAACGATGTCCTGGTCGATATTGAGTTCGGTGAAGGTCACTTTTTTGTTTGCCTGTCTTGCTCGAAGCGGGATGCGCCCGTCTTCTGCTTCAGGCGCAAAGTCCACCGATCCGACGCCGGTGAATGACACCAGACTATAGGTGCGACCTGGGCACAGCCGGTGGCCACACCGGATCCGCACTGTTATCCGCAGCCCGGCCGGGCCGCCGAGTAAGCTGGGCGCGTGATCTCGTGGTTAGGTGAACGTCCCAAACGGGCAGAGACGCCCCGACTGTCGGTCAGGGCTGAACGCCGCGCCACGACGAAGGTCGACATCACCGAACTGGTACCCGACCTGCTCACCTATCTCGGCCAGGCCGCGTATTTCGAACTGGGCATGTTCGAGAGCCTGTCCACGGCCGTGATCACCGCGCCCAGCCTCGCCGCGAAGGAAGGCCTCAGCCTGGCCGCCGGGCGCGCGCTGTCGAAGCATCACGGCCTGATCGAGGAGATCCGTCGCCGGGACGGCGAACCGGCCACCGTGATGGGACCGTTCGTTCCCGCGCTCGACAGCTTCCGCACGGCCACGGGCGGCGAGGACTGGCCTGAGCTGCTGCTCAGCTGCTACCTCACGGGCGGCCTGCTCGACGATTTCTTCATCCGGCTCTCCGACGCGCTTCCCGGTGACGTGGGACCGCGGATCGCCCACCTGCTCGGTGAGCACGGCGGCGCCGACGTTCTCGTGCACGAGTTGTCCGCGGCCATCACCGCGCAGCCCGCGCTGGAATCCCGCCTAGCCATGTGGGGGCGGCGGCTGGTGGGGGACACCCTGCTCGTGGCCAGGTCCGCCATGGCCGTCAGCCAGGATTCCCGCATCGAACCGGTCTTCACCGAACTGATCGCCGCGCACACCCGCCGTATGGACGGCCTGGGCCTCACCGCCTAGCGTCTCGGCCGGACCGGCGCCACACGCACAGAAACGCCCCCATCGGGCCGATGGGGGCGTTTCGTGTACGTCTGGCTGCCGGTCGGTCTAGGCCGGCAGTCCGGTCTCGCTGATACTGTGCAGGACCTCCAGGTCGGCGGCCTCGCGGCGACGACCGATGACCACATCGACCACGACGGATGCCACGGCCGCGGCCGCGAACGACACCCACCAGATCCAGCCACCGTCCCAGGCCCAACCGAGCCAGGTCAGTGCGACCCAGACCAGGCTGGCGACGCCCGTGCCCACGGCCGGCACGAGCACTGAACCGTGCGTGTGGCGGCGCGGAAGCGCATACCGGGCGGCCAGGCCCAGGATCGCGCCGCCGAGGGCGACGAAGAGGAGTTCCATGGAAGGTTACGCCACGAAGCCGACGCGGCGGGACTCCTCGGAGCCCAGCTCGACATAGGCCAGTCCGATGGTGGGGACGATGTACAGGCGCCCCTTCTTGTCGCTGAGCTTGAGGTAGCCGGTCTGCCCGGCGAGGGCGGCTGCGACGGTCTCTTCGACCTCGTTGGCCGGCTGAGTCGTCTCGAAACTGATCTCCCGGGGGGAGTTGAAGATACCAATGCGGATGTCCACGGATGCGCCTTTCGGTTGCCTACCCGCTCAGATTACGACATGCCCGCCGGTCGGCCCGCCACGTTCACTGTCGGCGCAACCCGTTACCGTTGGACCGTGATGAACCCGGTGACCGAAGTAGAGCCAGCCGCCCCGGTGCGGGCGGGCGACGCCACCGCTGACCGGCAGCCGGTGGGCCTGGATGCCTCCCAACAGGCCGTGCTGGAGTTGCCAGCTGGCCGCTCGGCCGCCGTGATCGGCGCGCCCGGCTCCGGCAAGACCCGCACCCTCGTGGAATTCGTCGCAGACCGCGTGCTCCGCCTGGGCATCAGCCCGAGCGAGGTGCTGGTTCTCGTGCCCACCCGCACCGGCGCCACAGCGCTGCGGGACCGGTTGGCCCTGCGCCTGCGGGTGCCCACGAACGGTCCGTTGGCCCGCACCGCGAACTCGGTGGCCTTCCAGATCGTGCGGGACGCCGAGGTGGCGGCCGGACGCACCAGCCCGACTCTGCTCACCGGTGGCGAGCAGGACCAGATCATCGCCGAGATCCTGCAGGGCGACATCCTGGAGGGCACCGGGCCGGCCTGGCCCAGCCCGCTCGACGCCGAGGTCAGGGGCCTGCGCGGATTCCGCACCGAGCTTCGAGACCTGATGATGCGCGCCGTGGAATACGGTGTCACGCCCGAACGGCTGAGCCGGCTGGCCGCCGACACCGAACGACCGGAGTGGGCCGCTGCGGCCCAGTTCATCACGGGCTACCAGGAGGTCAAGGACCAGAGCCGCCCCGGCCAATTCGACTCCACCGAGCTCGTGCAGTTCGCCGCGGCCATCGTGCAGGCCGCCCCGCGGACCCTCCCGCGGAACGGAGCCGTGCGCTCCGCGGCGGCAAGCGCGGTGAGTGCAGGCAACCCACTCGGTCCGCTCGCCGATCTCCGGCTGATCGTGCTCGACGACGCCCAGGAGGCCACCCAGTCCACGCTGGCGCTGCTGGCCCAGTTCGCCGCCCGCGGCGTCACCGTCGTCGCGTTCGGCGATCCCGACCTCAGCACCGGGTCGTTTCGCGGCGCCCACCCGGATGCCCTCGGCCGCCTCGCCCACTACCTGGGCCTGGCCGACGTGACCACGCTCACCCTCGAAACCGTGCACCGGCACGGCCCCGAGCTGCGCGCGGTGATCCGCGAGTTCACCGGCCGGATCGGCGCCGCCGCCGCCGGAACCCAGCGTGCCGCCGGCACCGCCATCGGTGCCGCAGCCGCCGGAACGGACGAGACCGCAGGGCCGGACACCACCGCAGCAGGGTCCGACGCCGCCGGGATGGTGCAGACCGTCGTCACCGCGAGCCCGGCCGACCAGCTCGCCGTGATCGCCCGCCGGCTGCGCGAACGGCACGTGCTCGACGGGGTGCCGTGGGGGCGGATGGCCGTGATCGTGCGCACCGGCGCACTGGTGCCCGCCCTGTCCAAGGGGCTGGCCGCGCTCGAGGTGCCCACCCAGGTGGCCGCCTCCCAGGCGGCGCTCCGCGACGAACCGGCCGTGCGCGCATTCATCCTGGCCCTCGATGTGACCTTGGGGCGCCGCCCGCTCGACGCCGACGCCGCCGTCGACCTGCTGCGCGGCCCGCTCGGGGGCCTCGACCCGATCACCCTGCGGCGGCTGCGCGCCGCGCTGCGCCAACAGGAGCTGAGCGAGCCGGAGCTGACCGAAGCGGAACTGAGCCACCTGGAGCCTGGCGAGCCTGCTGGGCATCCCGACCCGGCCCGCAGTCCCGGTTCGGCGCGCACCGCCGACCAACTCCTGGTGGAGGTCTTCACCAACCCGGAGCTGCTGGAGAGCATCGACAACCGCACCGCCAGGCGGGCCGCCTCCTGCGCCAAGAACCTGCGGCAGACCCGCACGGCGTTCGCGGCCGGCGCCACCATCGAAGAGCTCCTCTGGGGGCTCTGGCAGCGCAGCGGGCTCGCCCCCGCCTGGGCGGAGCAGTCCACCGGTACCGGCATCGACGCCGACGAGGCCAATCACAACCTCGACGCGGTCGTGGCCCTGTTCTCCGCCGCGCAGCGCTTCGTCGAGCGCACCCCCGCCGCCCCGCCCGTGCTCTTTGTGGAGCACCTCGTCGACACCGACGTGCCCGAAGACACCCTCGCGCCGCGGGCGACGGCGGAGTCGGTGCTCGTCTCCACCCCCAGCGGCACCATCGGCCGGGACTACGACGTCGTGGTGCTCGCCGGCGTGCAGGAGAACGTCTGGCCCGACCTGCGCATCCGCGGCTCGCTGCTCGGCGCCGGCGACCTCGCCCTGCTCGCCGCGGGGGAGCAGCCCGACCCGGCCGGTGCCCGCACCGGCGTGCTGCATGACGAGCTGCGCATGTTCGCCCAGGCCGCCTCCCGCAGCACCACCGAACTGCTCGTGATGGCCGTCGACAACGACGAGAACCAGCCGTCGGCGTTCCTCAGGCTGCTGCCCGAACCGGACCCCGCACCGCTCACCCGGTACCCGCTGTCGCTGCGCGGCCTGGTCGGTCGCCTGCGCCGCGACCTCACCCAAACGCTCCGACCCCGCCTCTCGCCGGCGGCCGACCCGGTTGGCGCGCTGCCCGCCGTGCTGCCGGCCCGGGCCACGGATGCCGCGGCCACGCTCGCTCGCCTCGCCCGCGAGAAGGTGCCCGGCGCCTCACCCGAGGAATGGTACGGACTGCGCCAGGCCAGCACCGAGCGCCCGCTCAACGATCCGGAGGCCGGCGACGGCCCGGTGCGGGTCTCACCGTCGCGCATGTCCGCGTTCGAGACCTGCCCGTTGCACTGGCTGATCGGCCAGATCGGCGGCGGCGACTCGAGCACCGCGGCCAACCTCGGCACCATCATCCACAAGGTCATGGAAGACGCCACCGACCCGGCCGGCGCGCCGGATCCGGCCCTGATCACCGCGGATGCCCTCTGGGCCGGCGTGGAGGCCCGCTGGGGTGAGCTCGTCTTCGACGCCGACTGGCAGTCCAGGGTGCAGAAGACCCAGGCCCGCGAGCTCACCGACCGCCTCGCCGCCTACCTCGGCGACGGGGCCCGCGACGGCACCCGGCTGCTGAGCGCCGAGGGCCGATTCCAGCTGGACCTGGACGGCGCCGTGCTTTCCGGCACCATCGACCGGGTGGAACGGCTGCCGGACGGCCGTGCCGTCATCGTGGACCTCAAGACCGGCAAGGGCGACCCGACCAGCGACACCGGCGTCGCCGAACACCCGCAGCTCGGCGCGTACCAGCTGGCCTTCGCGGCCGGCGTCATCGACGGCCTGGAACCGGGCATGGAGCTCGCCGGAGCACGCCTGGTGATCGTGTCCTCCGGAACCCAGAAGCAGAACTACCGCAACCCCACCCAGCCGGCCTTCACGCCCGACGAACTCGCGGCCTTCAGCACCCGGGTCACCGACGACGCCGCCGGGATGGGCGGCGCCACCTTCGTGGCCGAGATCGCCGACCACTGTCTCGATCCCCGCTCGTACGGCTCGTGCCGTATCCACGTCATCAAGCAGGTCAGCTCATGAGCAGCATCGACTCCACGTCACGCCGGGCGGTCTCCGCCCTCGACATCGCCGAGGCGCTGGGCATGTTCCCGCCCACCAGCGAACAGCAGGCCGTGATCGAGGCGCCGCTTCGCCCCACCCTCGTGGTGGCCGGGGCCGGAAGCGGCAAGACCGAGACCATGGCCAACCGGGTGCTCTGGCTGCTGGCCAACGGCCATGCCCGGCCCGACCAGATCCTCGGCCTCACCTTCACCCGCAAGGCCGCCGGCGAGCTCGCCGAACGCATCAACGGACGCATCCGTCAGCTCAGCGAGGCCGGGCTGATGCCCACCGGCGACGGCACGGCGGACCCCGTCACCGGCCTGGCCGCCGGGCCCGACTCGGCCGACCTGTTCAACGCGCCGGCCGTGTCCACCTACAACTCTTTCGCCAGCCGGCTGTTCACCGACAACGCGCTGCTGCTCGGCCGCGAACCCGAGTCGGTGCTGCTCAGCGAGACCAGCGCCTGGCTGCTCGCCCGCCGGGTGGTCGTGGCCCACGGCGACGGCCGGCTCGTGAGATATGGCAAGGGCGTCGACGCCGTGACGGATGCCGTGCTCTCGCTCAGCCGGGCGCTGGCCGAGAACCCGCCACCGTTCGTGCCCGGCGAGGAGCCCGAACCGCACGACCTGGCCCGCCTGGCGAACAGCTTCGGCTACCTCGCCGACCTGCCCTACGGCAACCCGCGCAAGAAGAAGCCGTACGACTCGGTGCTCGAGGCCATCGCCGCCGTGGCCCCGCTGCCCGTGCTGGCCGAACTCGCGGATGCCTACGGCGCCGAGAAGCGCCGCCAAGGCCTGATCGAATTCTCCGACCAGGTGGCGTTGGCTTTACAGGTCTGCCGCAAGGTGCCGGCCGTGGTGGCCCGCTACCGCGAGCAGTATCGCATCGTGCTGCTCGACGAATACCAGGACACCTCGGTGCTGCAGACCGAGCTTCTGCGCACCCTCTTCGCGCACCACCCGGTGATGGCCGTCGGCGACCCGCACCAGTCCATCTACGGATGGCGCGGCGCCAGTTCGGCCAACCTGCTCGGCTTCTCCACCGACTTCGCCGAGCTGGCCAACACCGAGGCACCCTCGATGTCGCTCTCGTACACCTGGCGCAACCCGGTGACCGTGCTCGACGCCGCAAACGCGCTCGTCGCGCCGCTCAGCGCCCAGCTGCGCGCCCGGCCCAACGGCATCCAGGTGGAGACCCTCAAGGTCCCCGCCGGCAAGGCCGCCGGCCGGGTCAAGGCCGCGATGCACGAGACCATCGCCGACGAGGCCGCCGCCATTGCCCGCTGGTTCGCCGCGCGGCTGGGCAGCGAGACCTCGCCCGCCGACCCCGACGCCGAGCCCCGCTCGGGAGCGATGCTTTTCCGCGCCCGGCGCGACATGGAGTTCTACGCCGAGGTACTGCGGGAACACGGCGTGCCCGCGCACGTGCTGGGCCTGGGCGGCCTGCTCTCCACGCCGGAGGTGGCCGATGTGCTCGCCGTGCTCCGGGTGGTGCACGACCCGTCCGCCGGCAGCGACCTGATCCGGCTGCTCACGGGCGGCCGGTGGCGCATCGGGGTGCGCGACCTGCAGGCCTTGTCGGGCGTGGCCGGTTGGCTCGCCACGCACGACTGGGCACAGAAGGCCGTGTCGGACGAGCTCAAGGCCAAGCTGCGCGCATCCGTCGCCACCGAAGAAAGCCGCTCGCTCGTGGACGCCCTCGACTTCGTCGCCAGCGTGCCGGAGACCCACGGCCAGCTGGCCGCGTTCAGCGACGAGGGACGCCAGCGACTCCGCCAGGCCGGCCGGCAACTGGCCTGGCTGCGCAGCCGCGCGGGCCTGGGCCTGCTCGACTTCGTGCGCCTGATCGAGCAGGAGACCCTGCTCGACCTCGAACTGGTCGCCAACGAGAGCCACGGCCGCGCCCTGGCCAACCTCTACGCCTTCCACGACGCCGTGTCGGCGTTCCTCGACAGCGACGAGCAAGGCACCCTGGCCAGCTTCCTGCGTTGGCTGGCCCGGGCCGAAAGACAGGACGACCTCGGCCCCCGCGGCGAGGCGGCCGAACCCGGCACCGTGCAGCTGCTCACCATCCACGGGTCCAAGGGCCTCGAGTGGGACTTCGTGGCCATCCCGGGGATGACCGAGAAGAACCTGCCCGCGCCGAGCCGGGAGGTGTCGGGCTGGCTGCGGTTCGGCGAGCTGCCCTATCCCTGTCGGGGAGACCGGGCCGAGCTGCCGGAGTTGCGCCGGCTGGGCCACGAGACGCAGCTATCGTTCGACATCGACTTCGAGCTCTACAAACAGGAACTCGCCGATCGGCACGACGCCGAGGAGCGGCGGCTGATCTACGTGGCCACCACCAGGTCCCAGCAGCAGTTGCTGCTCACCGGGGCGTTCTGGGGTGGCGGCACCACCGTGCGCAAGCCCAGCCGGTACCTGCTCGAACTGGCCGAGGCCGGGCTGATCCCCGAGTTGCCGGAGGGCAGCGAGCACGACGAGAAGCCCCTGACCGACGAGGACACCAGCGAGGTCTGGCCGTTCGATCCGCTCGGCACCCGGCGCCCGGTCGTCGAGGCCGCCGCCGCGCTCGTGCGCGCCCAGGGCGGCGACATCGGGGACGGTGTCGGCGACGACGTCAGGGACCTGGACGAGCCGGACACACCCTGGTCGCGGGAAGTGACGCTGCTGCTCGAGGAGCGCGCGCTGCGCCTGGCCGGCCCCGTCGCACTCGACGTGCCCACCCGTATTCCGGCCTCCCGGTTCAAGGACTACGTCGACGACCCGGCGGCCGTTCTGGCCCGGCTCCGGCGCCCGATGCCCGAGCGGCCCTACCGAGCTACCCGGCTGGGTACCCTGTTCCACTCCTGGGTCGAGCAGCGCTCCGCCGGCGGGTCGTCCGGGGATCTCCTCGACGCGAGTCTGGACGAGCTCGACCTCGATTTCGAGGGCGATGAGGAGTTCACGGCCGGTTCAGACACGGGCATGCCCGTCGAGCTGGATCAGCTGGAGCGGTTCAAGGCGACCTTCGAACGCTCGCCCTGGGCGAACCTGGCACCGGAGGAGGTGGAGATCGAGATCCACCACGTGCTGGGGGACCAGGTCTTCATCTGCAAGCTCGACGCGGTGTACAAGACCGAGACCGGTTACCAGGTGGTGGACTGGAAGACCGGCAAGGCACCCAAGGATGCCGCCGACCTCGAACTCAAGCAGACCCAGCTGGCGCTGTACCGGTTGGCTTACGCCACCTGGAAGGGTATCGACCCGGCCATCGTCGACGCGGTGTTCTACTTCGTCGCCGATGACATGATCGTCGCCCCTGAGCGGCTCTACTCCGAGGAAGACCTGGTGCGGGCCTGGTCGTCGGTCGCCGGCGCATCCGCCGCCGTGGAGATCGGGCCGGTGGCGTCGTCGGTGTAGTCGGTGTCTGAACCGGCG
It encodes the following:
- a CDS encoding ATP-dependent DNA helicase — protein: MSSIDSTSRRAVSALDIAEALGMFPPTSEQQAVIEAPLRPTLVVAGAGSGKTETMANRVLWLLANGHARPDQILGLTFTRKAAGELAERINGRIRQLSEAGLMPTGDGTADPVTGLAAGPDSADLFNAPAVSTYNSFASRLFTDNALLLGREPESVLLSETSAWLLARRVVVAHGDGRLVRYGKGVDAVTDAVLSLSRALAENPPPFVPGEEPEPHDLARLANSFGYLADLPYGNPRKKKPYDSVLEAIAAVAPLPVLAELADAYGAEKRRQGLIEFSDQVALALQVCRKVPAVVARYREQYRIVLLDEYQDTSVLQTELLRTLFAHHPVMAVGDPHQSIYGWRGASSANLLGFSTDFAELANTEAPSMSLSYTWRNPVTVLDAANALVAPLSAQLRARPNGIQVETLKVPAGKAAGRVKAAMHETIADEAAAIARWFAARLGSETSPADPDAEPRSGAMLFRARRDMEFYAEVLREHGVPAHVLGLGGLLSTPEVADVLAVLRVVHDPSAGSDLIRLLTGGRWRIGVRDLQALSGVAGWLATHDWAQKAVSDELKAKLRASVATEESRSLVDALDFVASVPETHGQLAAFSDEGRQRLRQAGRQLAWLRSRAGLGLLDFVRLIEQETLLDLELVANESHGRALANLYAFHDAVSAFLDSDEQGTLASFLRWLARAERQDDLGPRGEAAEPGTVQLLTIHGSKGLEWDFVAIPGMTEKNLPAPSREVSGWLRFGELPYPCRGDRAELPELRRLGHETQLSFDIDFELYKQELADRHDAEERRLIYVATTRSQQQLLLTGAFWGGGTTVRKPSRYLLELAEAGLIPELPEGSEHDEKPLTDEDTSEVWPFDPLGTRRPVVEAAAALVRAQGGDIGDGVGDDVRDLDEPDTPWSREVTLLLEERALRLAGPVALDVPTRIPASRFKDYVDDPAAVLARLRRPMPERPYRATRLGTLFHSWVEQRSAGGSSGDLLDASLDELDLDFEGDEEFTAGSDTGMPVELDQLERFKATFERSPWANLAPEEVEIEIHHVLGDQVFICKLDAVYKTETGYQVVDWKTGKAPKDAADLELKQTQLALYRLAYATWKGIDPAIVDAVFYFVADDMIVAPERLYSEEDLVRAWSSVAGASAAVEIGPVASSV
- a CDS encoding ferritin-like fold-containing protein — encoded protein: MISWLGERPKRAETPRLSVRAERRATTKVDITELVPDLLTYLGQAAYFELGMFESLSTAVITAPSLAAKEGLSLAAGRALSKHHGLIEEIRRRDGEPATVMGPFVPALDSFRTATGGEDWPELLLSCYLTGGLLDDFFIRLSDALPGDVGPRIAHLLGEHGGADVLVHELSAAITAQPALESRLAMWGRRLVGDTLLVARSAMAVSQDSRIEPVFTELIAAHTRRMDGLGLTA
- a CDS encoding DEAD/DEAH box helicase, with translation MTFTELNIDQDIVDALAAKGILEPFPIQTQTIPLALSGQDIIGQAKTGTGKTLGFGLPLIQRLGLNPEPGVQALVVVPTRELCVQVSEDLELAASNRGTTIVSIYGGKAYEGQIEQLKAGAQIVVGTPGRLLDLASQRLLSLSNVREMVLDEADKMLDLGFLSDIEKLFSQTPSTRHTMLFSATMPGPIVALARRFMTKPIHIRASDPDEGLMQANIEHLVYRAHNMDKDEVIGRILMAEGRGKTVIFTRTKRAAAKLVEELGDRGFNATAVHGDLNQEQRERAMAAFKAGKKDILIATDVAARGIDVDDVTHVINHTIPEDEKAYLHRVGRTGRAGKTGIAVTFVDWDDMPKWTLINKALDFGTPEPQETYSSSPHLYTDLNIPAGSKGRLRATPIKETVPGAASGRDGNRGGRSDSRSGGRTDGRSDGRAGSGRSGEQASRPRTRVGTTTNPDAPAATPAAGTHDGGGAEHHDGNSAPRRRSRTRRRSPQATTA
- a CDS encoding GNAT family N-acetyltransferase, which translates into the protein MLQLTPTTSRDLEELTEFLRGVDLTLSGLASPAVRLWITRDASTGCIVASTGFECSDDGSQVLIRSVAVDPSRRGRGTGLELAGFALDKAAEAGAERAWLFSRRSGEFWQRLGFALASTGDLAAALARTHQVRHFAETGQLAREVAWSRRLS
- a CDS encoding DUF3107 domain-containing protein gives rise to the protein MDIRIGIFNSPREISFETTQPANEVEETVAAALAGQTGYLKLSDKKGRLYIVPTIGLAYVELGSEESRRVGFVA
- a CDS encoding PHP domain-containing protein, producing MAVERRFTGPIDLHTHSSVSDGTETPSQLVRAAAAAGLGTVALTDHDSTAGWSEASVAARTAGITLIPGMEFSTRVGHASIHLLAYLFDPSDAGIVAETAHIRQARLTRAEQMVARIGADYEITWDDVLAQTTTGGTVGRPHIADALVANGLALTRSEAFAGILHWEAGYYQPHYAPDPLRAVTLVRAAGGVPVIAHPATRGVADVMAESRLAALVGAGLFGLELRHRENKPEATARLTMLAEKYGLAITGSSDYHGEGKPNRLGENTTTPEVLERLVAEGRGSAPVTPA
- a CDS encoding UrvD/REP family ATP-dependent DNA helicase, whose translation is MNPVTEVEPAAPVRAGDATADRQPVGLDASQQAVLELPAGRSAAVIGAPGSGKTRTLVEFVADRVLRLGISPSEVLVLVPTRTGATALRDRLALRLRVPTNGPLARTANSVAFQIVRDAEVAAGRTSPTLLTGGEQDQIIAEILQGDILEGTGPAWPSPLDAEVRGLRGFRTELRDLMMRAVEYGVTPERLSRLAADTERPEWAAAAQFITGYQEVKDQSRPGQFDSTELVQFAAAIVQAAPRTLPRNGAVRSAAASAVSAGNPLGPLADLRLIVLDDAQEATQSTLALLAQFAARGVTVVAFGDPDLSTGSFRGAHPDALGRLAHYLGLADVTTLTLETVHRHGPELRAVIREFTGRIGAAAAGTQRAAGTAIGAAAAGTDETAGPDTTAAGSDAAGMVQTVVTASPADQLAVIARRLRERHVLDGVPWGRMAVIVRTGALVPALSKGLAALEVPTQVAASQAALRDEPAVRAFILALDVTLGRRPLDADAAVDLLRGPLGGLDPITLRRLRAALRQQELSEPELTEAELSHLEPGEPAGHPDPARSPGSARTADQLLVEVFTNPELLESIDNRTARRAASCAKNLRQTRTAFAAGATIEELLWGLWQRSGLAPAWAEQSTGTGIDADEANHNLDAVVALFSAAQRFVERTPAAPPVLFVEHLVDTDVPEDTLAPRATAESVLVSTPSGTIGRDYDVVVLAGVQENVWPDLRIRGSLLGAGDLALLAAGEQPDPAGARTGVLHDELRMFAQAASRSTTELLVMAVDNDENQPSAFLRLLPEPDPAPLTRYPLSLRGLVGRLRRDLTQTLRPRLSPAADPVGALPAVLPARATDAAATLARLAREKVPGASPEEWYGLRQASTERPLNDPEAGDGPVRVSPSRMSAFETCPLHWLIGQIGGGDSSTAANLGTIIHKVMEDATDPAGAPDPALITADALWAGVEARWGELVFDADWQSRVQKTQARELTDRLAAYLGDGARDGTRLLSAEGRFQLDLDGAVLSGTIDRVERLPDGRAVIVDLKTGKGDPTSDTGVAEHPQLGAYQLAFAAGVIDGLEPGMELAGARLVIVSSGTQKQNYRNPTQPAFTPDELAAFSTRVTDDAAGMGGATFVAEIADHCLDPRSYGSCRIHVIKQVSS